From a single Candidatus Thorarchaeota archaeon genomic region:
- a CDS encoding M20/M25/M40 family metallo-hydrolase, which produces MSLDTVELLTRLIAIDTVSNLPENKRPTKECPTFILSVLDALGFKTQLLESEGVYTAFAKRGTGKFKILFLAHFDVVPPGDGWQSDPFTLRLDGDRAYGRGTCDDKGNVVVLLHLAEQVAATNPDCTVMIAATGDEEVGGRHGAAFLRKQLEEWDLLPDYVVIADGIHQQVIHRRRNALPAFVRAKRQLERIHGTIETIRFETEIFGTESRHSAYIRLGVDRHCMLAASKYLDLHPEVLVAGLRGSFVKSNVIPDWVELDIVHPDASAAETEYDATLTYLMRSLLALTRVPFPTRPSDKGTTICPNLLSEKDGVWELYCDIRAMTNDGGSIREAFKSVLNGWDLLESITVSNGVGYVDCDVDSNLVRSAKLALEKVGIPVRLVEGFGASDSRYFADPRIQLFDFGPDGNNLHGPNEWVSISSIRLTADFFLELIKTLLG; this is translated from the coding sequence ATGTCGCTTGATACAGTAGAACTTCTCACCCGTCTTATTGCCATTGATACTGTGAGTAATCTTCCTGAGAACAAGAGGCCCACTAAGGAATGCCCCACTTTCATTCTCTCCGTTCTCGATGCTCTTGGGTTTAAGACTCAACTGTTAGAGTCTGAGGGTGTCTATACCGCCTTTGCAAAGCGTGGCACTGGTAAGTTCAAGATCCTCTTCCTTGCCCATTTCGATGTGGTGCCACCGGGTGATGGCTGGCAGTCTGATCCGTTCACACTGCGTCTTGACGGGGATCGTGCCTATGGACGAGGCACCTGTGATGATAAGGGGAATGTTGTTGTCCTGTTGCATCTTGCAGAACAAGTGGCCGCCACGAATCCGGATTGTACGGTCATGATCGCCGCCACCGGTGACGAAGAAGTAGGTGGCCGCCATGGGGCAGCGTTCTTACGTAAGCAGTTGGAGGAATGGGATCTCCTTCCTGATTATGTGGTAATTGCTGATGGTATTCATCAGCAGGTCATCCATCGGCGACGAAACGCCCTTCCCGCCTTTGTGAGGGCCAAGCGTCAACTTGAGAGGATTCATGGTACCATTGAGACCATCCGTTTTGAGACCGAGATCTTTGGAACGGAGTCGCGTCACTCTGCATACATCCGGCTCGGTGTGGATCGCCACTGCATGCTTGCGGCCTCCAAGTATCTTGACCTGCATCCTGAGGTACTTGTTGCAGGATTGCGTGGTAGCTTTGTCAAGTCCAATGTCATTCCCGATTGGGTCGAACTTGATATAGTCCATCCTGACGCATCGGCTGCTGAGACCGAATATGATGCCACGCTCACGTACCTCATGCGCTCTCTTCTGGCACTCACCCGTGTTCCTTTTCCAACAAGGCCATCAGACAAAGGAACGACCATCTGTCCCAATCTGCTCTCCGAGAAGGATGGGGTCTGGGAGTTGTATTGCGACATCCGTGCCATGACAAATGATGGCGGCTCGATACGTGAGGCATTCAAGTCAGTTCTCAATGGATGGGATCTGCTGGAGTCAATTACAGTCAGCAATGGCGTGGGCTATGTGGACTGTGATGTTGATTCTAATCTTGTCCGTTCTGCGAAGTTGGCTCTCGAAAAGGTTGGAATTCCCGTTCGCCTCGTTGAAGGTTTCGGGGCATCAGATTCTAGATACTTTGCCGATCCGCGGATTCAGCTCTTCGACTTTGGTCCTGATGGCAACAACCTGCATGGGCCAAATGAATGGGTTTCGATCAGCTCGATTCGGCTGACTGCCGACTTTTTCCTCGAACTGATCAAGACATTACTTGGATAG
- a CDS encoding nucleoside triphosphate pyrophosphohydrolase, with product MSYEKLVRDLIPDIIRSNGDTPIVRIAQSSEADSLLREKLVEEAVEFRSSGDLVEIADVLEVIYAILEQRGVDLKAIEQLRLKKREERGGFERLFVLTMDGTQS from the coding sequence GTGTCATATGAGAAGCTCGTCCGGGATCTCATCCCGGACATTATTCGATCCAATGGGGATACGCCAATTGTTCGCATTGCCCAGTCCAGTGAAGCCGACTCTCTTTTGCGGGAAAAGTTGGTAGAAGAGGCTGTTGAGTTTCGATCATCTGGAGATCTTGTGGAGATAGCCGATGTTCTTGAGGTGATCTATGCCATATTGGAGCAACGTGGTGTTGACCTTAAAGCGATTGAACAGCTCCGACTGAAGAAGAGAGAAGAACGTGGAGGCTTCGAACGCCTATTTGTCTTAACAATGGATGGGACGCAGTCTTAA
- the ileS gene encoding isoleucine--tRNA ligase, whose amino-acid sequence MSPLAKRYQPQSVEQEVLDYWKKKDIYTKTVKFRENGPRWNFLEGPPTTNGFMHVGHARGRAMKDAQIRYMTMRGFNVWRRGGWDMQGLPVELEVERKEGIADKGEIEATIGLDLFVKKCKNLVDFYLERWVNDSIRLGLWLDYPTAYQTRRDDYIEHVWHFLKLANEKGLLSRGYRVTPTCPRCVTALSSHEVSQGYKTKEDPSIYVKFKLVDREDEYLVIWTTTPFTLLSNEMVSVHPDYTYVEVQVGDEYWWLVEDLVQTVMTKAGITDYKEVKKLKGTKMLGWKYEHPFKDEVPWHQEHDEKFMHAVVTGKHVTIEDGTGLVHTAPGFGPEDFEMGKEYDVPVLCPVTNRGIFTEEVPMFEGKYVFDVNADVPKMLEEKGLLVHQETIVHEYPHCWRCDTPLIYLADKSQWFLKMKGVRERLVEKNKDIDWTPEWAGSGRFGDWLANADDWCISRSRVWGSPLPVWVCPDCGHEIVVGSRDELKELATEFPKDFEMHRPWVDRVVIKCEKCGAEMKREPFVLDCWLDSGMAHSASVDYLRQPELFKELFPYDFITEAVDQSRGWFYSLLYTSVVMHNKAPFKACVSQGHVLDEDGGKMSKSKGNVVWAEDAFKSIGADPFRIYMLSRSAPWTRTNYSPKEIELTRRNLDILWNVVMFADTYMSLDDFKYDEKRMRKNLAKADIEDRWLLSRVQSVVKRFHEQMGSYLYHHASRALLEFMNEDLSRIYLPLVKKRVWLESENPRKIMAYDVMYYTLQTLLRCLNVFTPFLCEKLHLDFLASYRDDLPESINMTDMPEVDKKLLDTELEATFDVLEELRSAASNARNKKGVKLRHPVAKVMLVPASPEVAKRAESLKHILLNDLNTRAFEIVDSDVMDGYASLTIKPNFKALGPRVKGKMKALVAVLQKADAAELRTKLEKGKATVEVDGETIELQPGDLEFEETLPDHLSSAESRIGRVFVDVTRTKELEAEGLVRDITRRVQVMRKELDLSVEQNIEITIKFSDQDSLELTEMNKDYLATETRAKSVNLVGPKARPKWKPFKYVKEWEIDDLKIKVGMSPV is encoded by the coding sequence ATGAGTCCACTGGCAAAGAGGTATCAACCACAGTCTGTCGAACAAGAAGTACTCGACTATTGGAAGAAGAAGGACATCTACACAAAGACCGTTAAGTTCAGAGAGAACGGACCACGATGGAATTTCTTAGAGGGGCCACCCACAACAAATGGGTTCATGCATGTAGGACACGCCCGCGGACGTGCCATGAAAGACGCCCAGATCAGATACATGACCATGCGCGGATTCAATGTATGGCGTCGTGGCGGCTGGGATATGCAAGGGCTACCAGTTGAACTTGAGGTCGAACGCAAGGAAGGCATTGCGGACAAGGGTGAAATCGAGGCAACAATAGGGCTGGACCTCTTTGTGAAGAAATGCAAAAATCTTGTGGACTTTTATCTCGAAAGGTGGGTGAATGACTCCATAAGATTGGGGTTATGGCTCGACTATCCCACGGCATATCAGACTCGAAGAGATGACTATATCGAGCATGTATGGCACTTCCTAAAATTGGCGAATGAGAAGGGCCTATTGAGTCGAGGCTATCGAGTCACACCAACCTGCCCACGGTGTGTCACGGCGCTATCCTCTCATGAGGTCTCTCAAGGATATAAGACCAAAGAAGATCCATCTATCTATGTCAAGTTCAAACTAGTAGATCGTGAAGACGAATACCTTGTCATCTGGACGACAACACCATTTACACTCCTATCTAACGAGATGGTCTCAGTCCATCCAGACTACACCTATGTCGAAGTACAGGTCGGAGATGAGTATTGGTGGTTAGTAGAGGATCTTGTCCAGACGGTGATGACAAAGGCAGGAATTACGGACTACAAAGAGGTCAAGAAACTCAAGGGTACAAAGATGCTTGGTTGGAAGTACGAACATCCCTTCAAGGATGAGGTCCCGTGGCACCAAGAGCATGATGAGAAGTTTATGCATGCAGTAGTCACAGGAAAACATGTCACAATTGAAGATGGTACAGGCCTCGTTCATACTGCCCCAGGTTTTGGTCCTGAAGACTTTGAGATGGGGAAGGAATACGATGTGCCTGTATTATGCCCGGTAACGAATAGAGGTATCTTCACTGAAGAAGTTCCTATGTTCGAGGGCAAATACGTGTTTGATGTCAATGCAGACGTTCCAAAGATGCTTGAAGAGAAGGGACTGTTAGTCCATCAAGAGACGATCGTCCACGAATATCCACACTGTTGGCGCTGCGATACTCCGCTCATCTATCTGGCTGACAAATCACAGTGGTTCCTCAAGATGAAGGGAGTACGTGAACGTCTTGTCGAGAAGAACAAAGATATCGATTGGACCCCAGAATGGGCCGGAAGCGGGCGATTCGGTGACTGGCTTGCCAATGCCGATGACTGGTGCATATCGCGCTCTCGTGTCTGGGGATCACCACTCCCCGTTTGGGTCTGCCCTGATTGTGGTCACGAGATAGTCGTCGGATCACGTGACGAACTGAAGGAGTTGGCCACAGAATTTCCAAAAGACTTTGAGATGCATAGACCATGGGTGGATCGTGTCGTTATCAAGTGTGAGAAATGTGGGGCGGAGATGAAACGAGAACCGTTTGTCTTGGACTGCTGGCTTGATTCGGGAATGGCACACAGTGCCTCTGTAGACTATCTGCGACAGCCTGAACTCTTCAAGGAATTATTCCCATACGATTTCATCACTGAGGCGGTGGACCAGTCCAGAGGATGGTTTTACAGTCTACTCTATACATCTGTAGTCATGCATAACAAGGCGCCATTCAAAGCATGTGTCAGTCAGGGCCACGTCCTTGACGAGGATGGCGGCAAGATGAGCAAGTCCAAAGGAAATGTTGTATGGGCGGAGGATGCCTTCAAAAGTATCGGAGCCGACCCATTCAGAATATATATGCTAAGCCGATCGGCCCCGTGGACAAGAACGAACTATAGTCCAAAAGAGATCGAACTCACAAGAAGGAATCTCGATATCCTCTGGAACGTTGTGATGTTTGCAGACACATACATGTCCCTTGATGATTTCAAGTATGATGAAAAACGAATGCGCAAGAATCTTGCCAAGGCGGACATCGAGGACAGATGGCTATTGTCACGGGTACAGAGTGTTGTTAAGAGATTCCATGAACAGATGGGATCATACCTGTATCATCATGCAAGCCGAGCCCTGCTCGAGTTCATGAACGAGGACTTGAGCAGAATCTATCTTCCGCTTGTCAAAAAACGTGTCTGGCTAGAGAGCGAGAACCCACGTAAGATCATGGCATATGATGTCATGTACTACACTCTACAGACACTCCTACGCTGCCTCAATGTCTTCACACCATTCCTGTGTGAAAAGTTGCATCTTGACTTCCTCGCATCATATCGGGACGATCTTCCAGAGTCGATCAACATGACCGACATGCCGGAGGTCGATAAGAAGCTCCTTGACACAGAACTTGAGGCAACATTCGATGTGCTTGAGGAGTTGCGAAGCGCTGCAAGCAATGCACGCAACAAGAAGGGGGTCAAGCTACGGCATCCTGTGGCAAAGGTCATGTTAGTTCCTGCATCACCAGAGGTAGCTAAACGTGCGGAGAGCCTGAAACATATCCTCCTCAACGACTTAAACACTCGTGCCTTCGAGATAGTCGATAGTGATGTGATGGATGGGTATGCCAGTCTGACAATCAAGCCCAACTTCAAGGCCCTTGGCCCCAGAGTGAAGGGCAAGATGAAGGCACTTGTTGCAGTATTGCAAAAGGCTGACGCAGCAGAACTAAGAACTAAGCTGGAGAAGGGCAAGGCAACAGTTGAGGTCGACGGCGAAACAATAGAGCTTCAGCCCGGAGACCTTGAGTTCGAAGAAACACTCCCTGATCATCTTAGCTCCGCTGAGAGCAGGATAGGCCGTGTCTTTGTAGACGTGACCAGAACAAAAGAACTCGAAGCGGAAGGACTCGTCCGGGATATCACGCGGAGAGTACAGGTCATGCGTAAAGAACTTGACCTGAGTGTTGAACAGAATATCGAGATCACTATCAAGTTCTCCGACCAAGATTCGCTTGAATTGACAGAGATGAACAAAGACTATCTTGCCACAGAAACCCGAGCCAAGAGCGTCAATCTTGTGGGCCCGAAGGCCAGACCAAAGTGGAAGCCCTTCAAATACGTCAAGGAATGGGAGATTGACGACCTCAAGATAAAGGTAGGAATGTCGCCAGTATAG
- a CDS encoding PhzF family phenazine biosynthesis protein, translating into MRHRTEIKVVQVDAYTDRPFGGNPAVVVLDADKLRDRDIEAIAREIITGQTLFIHNSKVADFKFQYMTPTGEMSFSGHLTVAGFSALAYEGLIDIVQDVNMFTVETLAGVLEVEVVKNESSMLHEVQITHPTPQFMETYDPKEIAEALGLSLADIMSPHPVQTVNTGTPQLMVPVSTLRALERIHPDWERLNELQAGSDWVSIQVFTRETLEPTSDVHVRHFAPFLGINEDPVTGSGAGSMGAYMIKYGMFDVTIPVTSIVIEQGHFMDRPGKIFVEVVGDSHEITQVKVSGTGVPVLHGTMTF; encoded by the coding sequence ATGAGACATCGAACTGAGATCAAAGTTGTTCAGGTGGATGCGTACACGGATCGGCCCTTCGGCGGAAATCCTGCTGTAGTGGTCTTGGATGCAGACAAGCTCCGTGACCGTGATATTGAAGCGATAGCACGTGAGATCATCACTGGACAGACCCTTTTTATACACAACTCCAAAGTGGCCGATTTCAAGTTCCAGTATATGACTCCCACTGGTGAGATGTCCTTCTCTGGCCACCTTACCGTAGCGGGGTTTTCCGCATTGGCGTATGAAGGACTCATCGATATAGTCCAAGACGTGAATATGTTTACGGTCGAGACGCTGGCCGGAGTGCTTGAGGTTGAAGTTGTCAAAAATGAATCCTCTATGCTCCACGAAGTGCAGATCACTCATCCCACCCCTCAATTCATGGAGACCTATGATCCGAAGGAGATTGCGGAGGCACTGGGTCTCTCTCTAGCAGATATTATGTCCCCACATCCGGTACAGACGGTGAACACCGGGACCCCCCAGCTCATGGTTCCAGTCAGTACCCTTCGTGCGCTTGAACGTATTCATCCTGACTGGGAGCGTCTTAACGAGTTACAGGCAGGTTCTGATTGGGTCTCGATTCAAGTGTTTACCCGCGAGACTCTGGAACCAACCTCTGATGTACATGTGCGTCACTTTGCACCGTTCTTGGGGATAAACGAAGATCCTGTCACAGGCTCGGGTGCTGGCAGTATGGGTGCGTACATGATCAAATACGGGATGTTTGATGTCACTATCCCCGTCACAAGTATAGTGATCGAGCAGGGCCATTTCATGGATCGCCCCGGGAAGATATTCGTTGAAGTAGTGGGCGACTCGCATGAGATCACTCAGGTGAAAGTGAGCGGTACTGGAGTTCCTGTATTGCATGGCACTATGACCTTTTGA
- a CDS encoding GTP-binding protein, with protein sequence MVKVKDPDSIRKLIKSDDYEHKRVISIAAHIDHGKSTTADYLLRRAGLMSDAAAGVAVATDSDDEEQERGITIFTSVVLLNFEIDGEEYLVQLSDTPGHLSFTGEVSRALRASDGVILLVDALEGVMTQTETNIRLAVGGEACRPVLFINKVDRLINELKLPPKKVYERIDIIIAKVNELIKKVAPEGLGKEWRVSFEQGSVAIGSAKTGWAFTMKTLQKKGIKPTVVFEKYAEGDEKWLRENLPLDDALLEMIVYHLPNPREAQKLKIPRIWNGDLDSPAGKALMSCDPNGPLLGMITKIYIDPKSKRPTLIGRVFSGTLKSGQEIRLVNMRQNARVRRLGVQEITDILDMDEIPAGNLFSVFGFMCPSGESFVEAGSDMPGFEAIEYVSEPVVSRSIRPIDPQDIAKLGEVVSKWIMADPTARFVHDKESGEYRLDGIDPLQIEILTKRIDEQVKIKVSEPIIVYREKMSQRGDEFHTKSPNGHNRIKMYLEPLDEKTVELIRKRKITAEQNSRERAQVLRDEAGWDAKEARKILDIYESSILVDAMSGVQRFDRIFSYVQTVFREFIESGPLAHEPVMGIKAVITDATVHTDPAHTGYNEIATMTSAGLNMGFLTGRPALYEPVLNVDIKTPTDTQGAVIKVLTAHRGQIITIETEGDSVTVKGTLPTAETIGIADEFRSATAGRSFFGYQFRGFEPLPSSLQEEKILEIRKRKGMPDEMPNLGSWQRWIYKRN encoded by the coding sequence TTGGTCAAAGTCAAAGACCCCGATTCTATCCGGAAACTCATTAAATCAGATGATTATGAACACAAGCGCGTCATCTCAATAGCGGCTCATATCGATCATGGAAAGAGCACGACCGCTGACTATCTGCTTCGGCGCGCAGGACTGATGAGCGATGCAGCAGCAGGAGTGGCAGTTGCAACAGACTCAGACGATGAAGAGCAGGAGCGCGGTATCACTATCTTCACTTCAGTTGTACTGCTGAACTTCGAGATTGATGGTGAAGAATATCTCGTACAACTGTCAGACACTCCGGGACACCTCTCTTTCACAGGTGAGGTTTCACGGGCGCTTCGAGCCAGCGATGGTGTGATTCTACTGGTTGACGCCCTTGAAGGGGTCATGACCCAGACTGAGACTAACATCCGCTTGGCTGTTGGAGGCGAGGCCTGTCGTCCGGTTCTGTTCATTAACAAGGTGGATAGGCTCATCAACGAATTGAAGTTGCCTCCAAAGAAAGTGTACGAGCGAATTGACATCATTATTGCAAAGGTCAATGAGCTGATCAAGAAGGTCGCTCCAGAAGGTCTTGGTAAGGAGTGGCGAGTCAGTTTCGAGCAGGGCTCGGTTGCTATTGGTAGTGCAAAGACTGGTTGGGCCTTTACAATGAAGACCCTGCAGAAGAAGGGGATCAAGCCAACTGTTGTCTTCGAGAAGTACGCTGAGGGCGATGAGAAGTGGCTCCGAGAGAACCTACCTCTTGACGATGCATTGCTCGAGATGATTGTCTACCATCTGCCTAATCCTCGAGAGGCACAGAAACTCAAGATTCCACGGATCTGGAATGGTGATCTTGATAGTCCCGCAGGTAAGGCATTGATGAGCTGTGATCCCAATGGTCCCTTGCTAGGAATGATCACTAAGATTTACATTGACCCCAAGAGCAAGCGCCCAACACTCATTGGACGTGTCTTCTCTGGTACGCTCAAGTCTGGTCAAGAGATTCGCCTTGTCAATATGCGTCAGAACGCACGAGTACGTCGCCTTGGAGTGCAGGAGATTACAGACATTCTTGATATGGACGAGATTCCTGCTGGTAACCTCTTCTCGGTCTTTGGATTCATGTGTCCCTCAGGCGAGTCCTTTGTTGAGGCTGGTTCTGATATGCCCGGCTTTGAGGCCATTGAATATGTCAGTGAACCAGTGGTCAGCCGTAGTATACGACCTATTGACCCACAGGATATTGCAAAACTTGGTGAGGTCGTGTCGAAATGGATTATGGCCGACCCAACTGCCCGTTTTGTTCACGACAAGGAGTCAGGCGAATATCGGCTTGATGGGATAGACCCACTTCAGATTGAGATTCTGACCAAGCGAATTGATGAACAGGTCAAGATTAAGGTCTCAGAACCAATCATCGTCTATCGTGAGAAGATGTCTCAGCGTGGTGATGAGTTCCATACTAAATCTCCAAATGGTCATAACCGCATCAAGATGTATCTCGAACCTCTTGATGAGAAGACGGTGGAACTTATCCGCAAACGGAAGATCACTGCTGAACAGAACTCGCGTGAGCGGGCTCAGGTTCTGCGTGATGAGGCTGGTTGGGACGCAAAAGAGGCACGAAAGATTCTCGACATCTACGAGTCGTCAATTCTTGTTGATGCAATGAGCGGTGTTCAGAGATTTGACCGTATCTTCTCTTACGTTCAGACAGTATTCCGTGAGTTTATCGAGTCCGGTCCATTGGCGCATGAACCTGTAATGGGTATCAAGGCAGTCATCACTGATGCAACTGTCCACACAGACCCTGCTCACACAGGATACAATGAGATTGCTACCATGACCAGTGCTGGACTCAACATGGGCTTCCTGACTGGTCGCCCGGCGCTCTATGAGCCAGTTCTCAACGTGGACATCAAGACACCTACTGACACTCAGGGTGCCGTGATCAAAGTCCTGACTGCTCACCGTGGCCAGATCATCACGATCGAGACCGAGGGTGACAGTGTGACTGTGAAGGGAACCCTCCCCACTGCTGAGACGATTGGCATTGCAGACGAGTTCCGTAGCGCTACCGCTGGTCGAAGCTTCTTTGGATACCAATTCAGAGGCTTTGAGCCATTGCCGTCCTCCCTTCAGGAAGAGAAGATCCTTGAGATCCGCAAGCGCAAGGGCATGCCTGATGAGATGCCTAATCTTGGTTCTTGGCAGCGCTGGATCTACAAACGAAACTAA
- a CDS encoding class I SAM-dependent methyltransferase, whose translation MEIVERGWDDFWAEIFRVKHRRSIPGIQEYDELIVDFCIETLGLKSGDEILDIACGAGDQSIIFAKKGMKVSAFDIASSLIHAASKRAKEESLDIDFFTGDMREVEFTQRFKGIVILSHSFGFFNHEENQHVLKRAYESLVDGGKLLIDLMNPYNLPRFQKTWTKLEGGYLLSEPHVIDAPSGVLRGRPATFIDIEDGRVVLANEDALSNNDIRLYTALEIRTMLTETGFKNIEFYGQNKLPRMPYTATSGRMVVVATK comes from the coding sequence ATGGAGATCGTTGAGCGCGGCTGGGATGATTTCTGGGCCGAGATCTTTCGGGTCAAGCACCGCCGTTCAATACCCGGGATTCAGGAATATGACGAACTGATCGTTGACTTCTGTATCGAAACGCTTGGGCTGAAATCCGGTGACGAGATTCTTGACATTGCCTGTGGTGCAGGGGATCAGAGTATTATTTTTGCAAAGAAGGGGATGAAGGTTTCCGCTTTCGATATCGCAAGTAGCCTGATTCATGCTGCCTCTAAACGTGCAAAGGAAGAGAGTCTAGATATCGACTTTTTCACAGGTGATATGCGAGAAGTAGAATTCACTCAGCGGTTCAAAGGAATAGTTATCCTCAGTCACAGCTTTGGTTTCTTCAATCATGAAGAGAATCAACATGTTCTCAAGCGTGCATATGAGTCTCTTGTTGATGGTGGAAAGCTCCTTATCGATTTGATGAATCCGTATAACCTACCGCGGTTTCAAAAGACATGGACTAAATTAGAAGGGGGATATCTGCTTAGCGAGCCTCATGTGATTGATGCGCCATCAGGTGTGTTGCGTGGGCGACCTGCAACATTCATCGATATTGAGGATGGACGAGTCGTCTTGGCAAATGAAGATGCTCTATCAAATAATGATATCCGGCTCTATACTGCTCTCGAGATACGGACTATGCTCACTGAAACTGGCTTCAAGAATATCGAGTTTTACGGGCAGAACAAGCTACCTCGGATGCCTTATACTGCAACATCTGGTAGAATGGTAGTTGTGGCCACGAAATAA
- a CDS encoding radical SAM protein: protein MEIKEIKLDPVPAEPVTHTTGGKPISRYHVELHTPHKLPYTTQSICPDCLMIDDVVHVIDAEVYEEDGKVMYRKTCEKHGEFVDVYWGDADMWRRAQKYWYKTVGLDNPRTETVNGCPNDCGQCPEHKSHTALALMDITNRCNLRCPICFAHAAESGKVYEPTPEEVIEMMRNLRSNLPVPAPALQFAGGEPTVSKYLPQYIRWAKEIGFRHVQIASNAIRLAKSLDYAKELKEAGLSTVYMQFDGVTPEPYITARGSNLFPIKQKAIENCRQAGLDSIVLVPTVVRGVNDDQLGKIIEFAIENADVVRSVNFQPVSITGRIDYSARKEMRITIPDCIHLIEEQTNGAIPSTAWYPVPAMMPVGRAIGLMKGSPQLELSSHFACGMATFIWLNEDGTYEPITNLIEVDKFLNLMIEIANLFADEKKGASTRAKAKLAAGVRHIKRKGLIKDLLNAFLSRGDYDSLAKFMKRVIMVGMMHFQDPYNLDLERVQHCDINYSVPDGRIIPFCTMNTIHRSKVEAKFAIPIEEWRARHRPSPVEEDSLTKPFTAE, encoded by the coding sequence ATGGAAATTAAAGAGATTAAACTTGATCCCGTTCCGGCTGAACCTGTCACACATACTACGGGTGGGAAGCCGATCTCACGCTATCACGTTGAACTTCATACTCCTCATAAGTTGCCTTACACTACTCAGTCAATATGTCCTGACTGTCTCATGATTGATGATGTTGTACATGTGATTGATGCTGAAGTGTATGAGGAAGACGGGAAAGTAATGTACCGAAAGACTTGTGAGAAGCATGGTGAGTTTGTTGATGTTTACTGGGGCGATGCCGACATGTGGCGCAGAGCCCAAAAGTATTGGTACAAGACTGTTGGACTTGATAATCCCCGTACCGAGACAGTGAACGGCTGTCCTAATGATTGCGGTCAATGCCCCGAGCACAAGTCGCATACCGCACTGGCATTGATGGATATTACAAACCGTTGTAATCTGCGTTGTCCAATCTGTTTTGCTCATGCCGCAGAATCAGGAAAGGTCTATGAACCAACTCCTGAAGAAGTAATTGAGATGATGAGGAATCTGCGGAGCAATCTCCCGGTTCCTGCTCCCGCTTTGCAATTTGCTGGTGGTGAGCCTACGGTGAGCAAATACTTGCCACAATACATCCGCTGGGCCAAAGAGATTGGCTTTAGACACGTTCAGATCGCAAGTAATGCCATTCGGCTTGCAAAGAGCCTCGATTATGCTAAGGAACTCAAAGAGGCTGGCCTCTCTACAGTCTATATGCAGTTCGATGGTGTGACTCCTGAGCCATACATTACCGCACGAGGTTCTAACCTGTTTCCAATCAAGCAGAAAGCAATTGAGAACTGTCGGCAGGCTGGACTTGATTCTATTGTTCTTGTCCCAACAGTTGTTCGTGGTGTAAATGACGATCAACTTGGAAAGATCATCGAGTTCGCAATCGAGAATGCTGATGTAGTTCGCTCTGTCAACTTCCAGCCAGTCAGTATCACTGGGCGGATTGACTATTCTGCGCGCAAAGAGATGCGAATCACAATTCCTGACTGTATCCATCTGATTGAGGAACAGACCAATGGCGCGATTCCATCGACCGCCTGGTACCCAGTGCCTGCGATGATGCCAGTCGGACGGGCGATAGGACTTATGAAAGGTTCTCCACAGCTCGAACTCAGCTCACACTTTGCTTGTGGGATGGCTACTTTCATCTGGCTCAACGAGGATGGTACCTATGAACCGATCACGAACCTTATAGAGGTCGATAAATTCCTCAATCTCATGATCGAGATCGCTAATCTTTTCGCAGATGAGAAGAAGGGTGCAAGTACACGTGCCAAGGCAAAGCTTGCTGCTGGAGTCCGACATATCAAGCGCAAGGGTCTCATCAAAGACCTCTTGAACGCATTTCTCTCACGTGGGGACTATGACTCACTTGCGAAGTTCATGAAACGAGTGATCATGGTCGGAATGATGCACTTCCAAGATCCTTACAATCTTGATCTTGAACGTGTACAGCACTGTGATATTAACTACTCTGTCCCAGATGGTAGAATCATTCCGTTCTGCACAATGAATACAATTCACAGGTCCAAGGTCGAGGCGAAGTTTGCTATTCCTATTGAAGAGTGGCGGGCTCGTCACAGACCATCGCCTGTGGAAGAAGATAGTCTCACGAAACCCTTCACTGCAGAATGA